A part of Paenarthrobacter sp. A20 genomic DNA contains:
- a CDS encoding ABC transporter substrate-binding protein, which produces MKLHLPLLSVAAAVVLALTVSGCGGAAEAGQANQAGSEVTELRYQGSANNVTFPELAADLGYLGDLKLNWVGNTTSGPQDIQSAATNQTDFGGAFSGAVVKLIEAGAPVKAVTNYYGSDEKTFSGYYVKAESTIKEPRDLIGKKIAVNTLGAHHEAVINTWLTKNGLSEDEIKQVQLVPLAPNDTEEAIRRGQVDAGTLGGVLQDRAIEAGGLRSLFSDVELFGTFAGGQIVLRNDFIEKNPNTTRTFTTGVAKAIKWAAETPRDEVIARFTKIIESRGRNESTANLKFWKSPGVPDSGVIKDEDFTRWAAWLSSAGIVKDKLTPSKYYTNEFSELATAKG; this is translated from the coding sequence ATGAAACTGCACCTGCCCCTGCTGAGCGTCGCGGCCGCCGTCGTACTAGCGCTGACGGTGAGCGGCTGCGGCGGCGCTGCCGAAGCCGGACAAGCCAATCAGGCAGGCTCCGAAGTCACGGAACTCCGTTACCAGGGCTCGGCCAACAACGTGACTTTCCCGGAACTGGCTGCGGACCTTGGATACCTGGGCGACCTGAAGCTGAACTGGGTTGGCAACACCACCAGCGGGCCCCAGGACATCCAGTCGGCGGCGACCAACCAGACTGACTTCGGCGGCGCATTCTCCGGAGCGGTGGTCAAGCTCATTGAAGCCGGTGCACCCGTCAAGGCAGTGACCAACTACTACGGCTCGGACGAAAAGACGTTCAGCGGGTACTACGTCAAGGCAGAGAGCACCATCAAGGAACCACGTGACCTGATCGGCAAGAAGATCGCCGTCAACACGCTGGGCGCCCACCATGAAGCTGTCATCAACACCTGGCTGACCAAGAACGGACTCAGCGAGGACGAGATCAAGCAGGTCCAACTGGTCCCGCTGGCACCGAACGACACCGAGGAAGCCATCCGCCGCGGACAGGTGGACGCCGGAACACTCGGCGGAGTGCTGCAGGACAGGGCCATCGAGGCCGGCGGACTGCGGTCGCTGTTCAGCGATGTGGAGCTGTTCGGAACTTTCGCGGGCGGCCAGATCGTGCTCCGGAACGACTTCATCGAAAAGAACCCGAACACCACCCGCACGTTCACCACGGGCGTGGCCAAGGCGATCAAATGGGCCGCTGAGACCCCCCGCGATGAAGTGATTGCCCGCTTCACCAAGATCATCGAGAGCCGCGGCCGGAATGAGAGCACGGCCAACCTGAAGTTCTGGAAGAGCCCCGGGGTCCCGGACTCGGGCGTGATCAAGGACGAGGACTTCACCCGTTGGGCGGCCTGGCTCAGCTCAGCGGGCATCGTCAAGGACAAGCTCACGCCCTCCAAGTACTACACCAACGAGTTCAGCGAGCTCGCCACAGCGAAGGGATAG
- a CDS encoding ABC transporter ATP-binding protein, which yields MTAKISLRNVTKEFTVRATKTTSATRLTAIDSLSLDVRDGEFLTLVGPSGSGKTTLLDLLAGLSTPTSGEVLVDGKAVTGPGKDRAVVFQQYALFPWRTASANVSIGLEGVGPDGKKLNRRERAAKASEYLALVGLAGFEDRYPHELSGGMKQRVAIARSLAYEPDVLLMDEPFAALDAQTREQLQDELLRIWKATGKTIVFITHGIDEAVYLGERVAVLSARPGRLKEIVDITIPDRDGDEDIRSHPAFVEHRHQVWTLLHDEVRRAQNAGHRKILPDGSAPDEPATTITERSAA from the coding sequence ATGACAGCGAAAATCAGCCTCCGGAACGTCACCAAGGAATTCACTGTCCGGGCCACCAAGACAACCAGCGCCACCCGGCTCACCGCCATCGATTCCCTCAGCCTGGACGTCCGTGACGGCGAATTCCTCACTTTGGTGGGTCCCAGCGGATCTGGCAAGACCACACTGCTGGACCTGCTGGCCGGACTATCCACGCCGACGTCCGGTGAGGTCCTGGTGGATGGCAAAGCCGTCACCGGTCCGGGCAAGGACCGCGCCGTGGTGTTCCAGCAGTACGCGTTGTTCCCGTGGCGGACTGCCTCGGCCAACGTCTCCATCGGACTCGAAGGCGTAGGCCCGGACGGCAAGAAGCTCAACCGGCGCGAACGGGCAGCCAAAGCCAGCGAATACCTGGCGTTGGTGGGGCTCGCGGGCTTCGAAGACCGCTACCCGCACGAGCTGTCCGGCGGTATGAAGCAGCGCGTCGCCATCGCCCGGAGCTTGGCCTACGAGCCTGACGTACTGCTCATGGATGAACCATTCGCCGCCTTGGATGCCCAGACCCGCGAGCAGTTGCAGGATGAGCTCCTCCGGATCTGGAAGGCCACGGGCAAGACGATCGTCTTCATCACGCACGGCATTGACGAGGCCGTCTACCTCGGCGAGCGCGTCGCTGTGCTGAGCGCCCGCCCCGGCCGGCTCAAGGAAATCGTGGACATCACCATCCCGGACCGCGACGGCGACGAGGACATCCGTTCCCATCCGGCCTTCGTGGAGCACCGCCATCAAGTCTGGACGCTCCTGCACGACGAAGTACGCCGCGCCCAGAACGCCGGCCACCGCAAGATCCTCCCGGACGGAAGCGCCCCCGACGAGCCCGCCACCACCATCACTGAAAGGAGCGCGGCCTGA